From Miscanthus floridulus cultivar M001 chromosome 15, ASM1932011v1, whole genome shotgun sequence, the proteins below share one genomic window:
- the LOC136508754 gene encoding CBL-interacting protein kinase 15-like produces MESRGKTLMERYELGRLLGKGTFGKVHYGRNLESNQSVAIKMMDKDKVLKVRLSEQIKREITTMRLVAHKNIVHLHEVMATRNKIYIVMEYVKGGELFDKIGRSGKLTEAAAHKYFQQLIGAVDHCHSRGVYHRDLKPENLLLDENENLKVSDFGLSALSESKKQDGLLHTTCGTPAYVAPEVISKIGYDGAKSDIWSCGVVLFVLAAGYLPFQGPNLMEMYRKIQHGDFRCPSWFSHKLKKLLYKILDPNPGTRISIQKIKESTWFRKGPGETRAVKAKILSENSNTNAAPVPATRRKKIAHEDMKPLAATNLNAFEIISFSTGLDLSGLFIKKECRKETRFTSDKPALAIISKLEEVAKQLNLRIRKKDNGIVKIQGRKEGRNGVLQFDTEIFEITPSYHLIEMKQTSGDSVEYQKLLEEDIRPGLKDIVWAWHGDDLQQKLE; encoded by the coding sequence ATGGAGAGCAGAGGAAAGACTTTGATGGAGCGGTATGAGCTGGGGAGGTTGCTGGGGAAAGGCACGTTTGGCAAGGTGCACTATGGAAGGAACCTTGAGTCCAACCAGAGCGTTGCTATTAAGATGATGGACAAGGACAAAGTGCTCAAGGTCAGGCTTTCGGAGCAGATTAAGCGTGAGATCACAACAATGCGGTTGGTGGCGCATAAGAACATTGTTCATCTTCATGAGGTCATGGCGACACGAAACAAGATCTATATTGTCATGGAGTATGTGAAAGGTGGAGAGCTCTTTGACAAGATTGGCAGGAGTGGCAAGCTCACAGAGGCTGCTGCACACAAGTACTTCCAGCAGCTCATTGGTGCAGTGGATCACTGCCACAGCCGAGGTGTGTATCACCGGGACTTGAAGCCTGAGAACCTGCTGCtggatgagaatgagaacctcaaggtgTCGGATTTTGGACTGAGCGCACTTTCAGAGTCAAAGAAGCAAGATGGGTTGCTCCATACTACCTGTGGAACACCGGCATATGTAGCTCCAGAGGTGATCAGCAAGATAGGCTATGATGGTGCAAAATCTGACATCTGGTCTTGTGGTGTTGTCCTGTTTGTTCTTGCTGCTGGCTATCTCCCTTTCCAGGGCCCAAACTTGATGGAGATGTATCGGAAGATACAGCATGGTGATTTTAGGTGCCCCAGTTGGTTTTCACACAAACTCAAGAAGCTGTTGTACAAGATCCTGGACCCCAACCCAGGCACAAGAATTTCAATTCAGAAGATAAAGGAGTCTACTTGGTTCCGAAAGGGTCCTGGGGAGACCCGTGCAGTAAAGGCAAAAATTCTTAGTGAGAATTCCAACACAAATGCTGCCCCGGTGCCTGCTACTAGGCGCAAGAAGATTGCTCACGAAGATATGAAGCCCCTGGCTGCCACAAACCTAAATGCCTTTGAAATTATCTCATTCTCAACAGGGTTGGACCTGTCTGGTCTATTTATCAAAAAGGAGTGCAGAAAGGAGACAAGGTTCACTTCAGATAAGCCTGCCTTGGCCATCATCTCAAAACTTGAAGAGGTTGCAAAACAACTGAATCTCAGGATAAGGAAGAAGGATAATGGCATTGTCAAGATTCAAGGGAGGAAGGAGGGGAGGAATGGTGTCCTTCAGTTTGACACTGAGATCTTTGAGATCACACCATCCTACCATCTCATTGAGATGAAACAAACAAGTGGTGATTCAGTTGAGTACCAGAAACTGTTGGAAGAGGACATCCGGCCAGGGCTGAAGGACATTGTCTGGGcctggcatggagatgatctgcAGCAAAAGCTGGAGTAG